A window of the Veillonellales bacterium genome harbors these coding sequences:
- a CDS encoding metal ABC transporter ATP-binding protein, whose protein sequence is MIGNQHHQCSGGESKCSRFCCTKLENFGVAFGNTRVFQNVNLHIHCGELTALIGANGAGKSTLLKAILGEVKHSGVLRYFDAKGVRSGHPLIGYVPQSLNFDLSTPTSVLDFFTAFLTKIPCWLIRSKGVRKRVIQDLIRVKAEHLIDRRLGALSGGELQRVLLALALDPIPDLLLLDEPVSGIDQNGLDLFYHLVSDLRENHDLSIILVSHDLNLVAKYADRVILLDGTVICNGTPEDVFNDDRAQNVFGVLLRHYNQGKLSPGRKEEEYSC, encoded by the coding sequence ATGATCGGAAATCAGCATCATCAGTGTTCCGGCGGTGAAAGTAAATGCAGCCGGTTCTGTTGTACAAAACTGGAGAACTTTGGTGTTGCTTTCGGCAACACCAGGGTCTTTCAGAACGTAAATCTTCATATTCACTGTGGTGAGCTTACCGCCCTGATAGGGGCTAATGGTGCCGGCAAGAGCACGCTCTTAAAGGCGATTCTCGGCGAGGTGAAGCATTCAGGCGTTTTGCGTTATTTTGATGCCAAGGGTGTTCGCAGCGGACATCCTTTAATCGGCTATGTTCCCCAATCTCTAAATTTTGATCTCAGTACACCGACCAGTGTGCTTGATTTTTTCACCGCCTTTTTGACAAAAATCCCTTGTTGGCTGATCCGTTCTAAGGGCGTCAGGAAGCGAGTTATTCAGGACCTTATCAGAGTAAAAGCCGAGCATCTGATTGACAGAAGACTCGGCGCACTGTCGGGGGGCGAATTGCAAAGAGTACTGCTGGCCCTGGCTCTTGATCCCATACCGGATTTATTGCTTTTGGATGAACCTGTTTCGGGAATCGACCAGAATGGATTGGATCTGTTTTATCATCTCGTTTCCGATCTCAGAGAAAACCATGATCTGTCGATTATCCTGGTATCTCACGATCTTAACTTGGTTGCAAAATACGCCGACCGCGTGATCCTTTTGGACGGTACTGTAATCTGTAATGGTACACCGGAGGACGTGTTTAACGATGACCGGGCGCAGAATGTGTTCGGGGTGCTGCTGAGGCATTATAATCAGGGGAAACTTTCTCCCGGCAGGAAAGAGGAGGAATATTCATGCTAG
- a CDS encoding zinc ABC transporter substrate-binding protein, producing MSKVCKLISILIISAVALSGCGQNNSSQAGLNGTAAAKNFTIVTSFYPMYISTLNVTKGVPGVEVINMTKPQTGCLHDYQLTPEDLKTLEKANAFVINGAGMEAFLDKVIQQQPKLTIIDASKNIELLKNEDGEENPHVWVSVSNAILQVRNIAEQLAAADPQNAAKYKSNGEEYVNKLEALRDTMHKSLDSAAHRDIITFHEAFPYFAKEFNLNIVSVIEREPGTEPSPAELEETIEKIKESQIKALFAEPQYPAKAAQTIARETGAKVYTLDPAVTGEAKSDAYDDYITVMGKNLKTLQEALQ from the coding sequence TTGTCAAAAGTATGTAAACTCATATCAATATTGATCATTAGTGCTGTTGCTTTGAGCGGCTGCGGACAAAATAACAGCAGCCAAGCAGGTTTAAATGGGACAGCGGCGGCAAAGAATTTCACTATCGTAACATCATTTTATCCGATGTATATTTCTACCCTTAACGTTACGAAAGGTGTTCCGGGGGTTGAGGTGATCAACATGACAAAACCCCAGACAGGTTGTTTGCACGATTATCAGTTGACGCCGGAGGATTTAAAAACCCTTGAAAAGGCGAACGCTTTTGTTATTAATGGTGCAGGCATGGAAGCTTTTTTGGATAAAGTGATACAGCAGCAGCCGAAGCTCACCATTATTGATGCCAGTAAAAATATCGAACTGTTAAAGAACGAAGACGGGGAAGAGAACCCCCATGTGTGGGTTAGTGTATCGAATGCGATCCTCCAGGTCCGAAACATTGCCGAACAGCTTGCGGCAGCAGATCCGCAAAATGCGGCAAAGTATAAAAGCAATGGGGAAGAATATGTGAACAAACTTGAAGCTTTGCGGGATACCATGCATAAATCGCTGGACAGCGCTGCACACAGGGACATTATAACATTTCACGAGGCTTTTCCTTACTTTGCCAAAGAATTTAACTTGAATATTGTTTCGGTTATTGAGCGGGAACCGGGAACAGAACCGTCGCCGGCGGAATTAGAGGAAACGATTGAAAAGATAAAAGAATCCCAGATTAAAGCGCTGTTTGCCGAACCGCAATATCCGGCAAAGGCCGCCCAGACGATTGCCCGGGAAACGGGAGCAAAAGTTTATACGCTGGATCCGGCAGTGACTGGTGAAGCGAAGTCGGACGCTTATGACGATTACATCACTGTAATGGGGAAAAATTTGAAAACGTTACAAGAGGCATTGCAATGA
- a CDS encoding site-specific integrase, translating into MDTGLRINDSSCRRITLPTSIVVLLKEYKSQQNAVRLELGDKWQDHDRLFTQWNGKPMYTQTPSQWFSKFLKRHNLPHVPFKGLRHTSASLLIAQGVPLKNVSTRLGHTDIRTTANIYSHSLQSVDQQIADSMDTFLTQHREKSETKKG; encoded by the coding sequence GTGGATACGGGTCTGCGGATAAATGATTCATCGTGTCGGAGGATTACCTTACCGACTAGCATTGTTGTATTACTTAAAGAGTATAAATCGCAACAAAACGCAGTTCGTTTGGAACTCGGTGACAAATGGCAAGATCATGACCGGTTGTTCACGCAATGGAATGGAAAGCCCATGTATACCCAGACTCCCTCCCAGTGGTTTTCTAAATTCCTAAAGCGCCACAATCTGCCCCATGTTCCATTCAAGGGCCTGCGGCACACATCTGCCAGTCTCTTGATTGCCCAGGGAGTGCCTCTAAAAAATGTCAGTACCCGGCTGGGACATACCGATATTCGAACAACAGCAAATATTTACAGTCATTCATTACAGAGCGTTGATCAGCAAATTGCTGATAGTATGGATACGTTTCTGACGCAACACCGGGAAAAGAGCGAAACAAAAAAAGGATAG
- a CDS encoding asparaginase domain-containing protein yields the protein MRPSTAISPDGPMNLYNAIVLAVNTTAWGKGILVSLNDTINSSREVTKSNTALQDTFKAPELGCLGYIIDGHPYFYRMSTRKHTYMSDFDISGIKELSAVDIIYGYVNDTGMLAKAAASLGVKGIVYAGLGNGNMSQAMKNTFRKIQNQGVVVVRSTRTGNGVVTQNDAFSRFVAADNLSPQKARILLMLALTKTSDPKEIQDMFWTY from the coding sequence ATGCGACCATCAACGGCTATTAGTCCTGATGGGCCTATGAATTTGTATAATGCAATCGTTTTGGCTGTAAATACTACGGCGTGGGGAAAAGGAATACTTGTCTCACTTAACGATACAATTAACAGCAGCCGGGAAGTAACCAAAAGCAACACGGCGTTGCAAGATACCTTTAAGGCTCCAGAACTCGGATGTTTGGGTTACATTATTGACGGACATCCTTATTTTTACCGCATGTCGACTCGCAAGCACACTTACATGAGCGATTTTGATATTTCCGGGATTAAAGAATTGTCCGCAGTTGATATTATTTATGGTTATGTCAACGATACCGGTATGTTAGCCAAAGCAGCCGCATCATTAGGTGTTAAAGGAATTGTTTATGCAGGACTTGGTAACGGGAATATGTCGCAAGCCATGAAAAATACATTTCGAAAAATACAAAACCAAGGCGTTGTAGTTGTTCGCAGTACCCGAACGGGTAACGGAGTTGTTACGCAAAATGACGCATTTTCTCGTTTTGTAGCAGCCGATAATCTTAGTCCGCAAAAAGCCAGGATTTTACTCATGTTAGCCTTGACTAAAACAAGTGATCCTAAGGAAATACAAGATATGTTTTGGACTTATTAA
- a CDS encoding asparaginase domain-containing protein, protein MKNIVILATGGTIAGVSYDPTDIVGYHAGIVPIDEIVKAIEPIKKIANITTEQINQIDSADMNCKIWFHLAERINTLLKQPDLDGIVVTHGTDTLEETAYFLNLVVKVRNR, encoded by the coding sequence ATGAAAAATATAGTGATACTTGCAACTGGAGGAACCATCGCTGGAGTATCATATGACCCTACCGATATTGTAGGTTATCATGCCGGTATAGTACCTATTGATGAGATAGTAAAGGCCATCGAACCGATAAAAAAGATCGCCAACATTACCACTGAACAGATTAACCAGATTGACAGTGCCGATATGAATTGTAAAATCTGGTTTCACTTGGCTGAGCGTATTAATACTCTATTAAAGCAGCCGGACTTAGATGGAATTGTGGTAACTCATGGAACGGATACCCTGGAAGAGACTGCGTATTTCTTGAATTTAGTAGTGAAAGTCAGAAACCGGTAG